Proteins from one Hoplias malabaricus isolate fHopMal1 chromosome 2, fHopMal1.hap1, whole genome shotgun sequence genomic window:
- the nlrp3 gene encoding NACHT, LRR and PYD domains-containing protein 3: MFSNLSESCPELLLACLVIVLSIWFWRRRYCQLSQDAQRTLSITSEDHQYSNHPDVGSSSLQTAPVQSPAVPSDVCSVVVNASNGSVVNVPTFNANHFNGPAVLRIITAGNEPEGTESAGIHSDESALKNFLESHKNTMRKKTECIFEGKRDFKNKIQLKKIYTQLFITEGELKNVNNEHEILKIMKDKAFRVHKSQEKAISCNEIFSQAWENEDYTKTVLTKGIAGIGKTVSVQKFILDWAEGDANQHIDCIFLLPFRELNLIQDTEYSLHELLLEFHPKLEEVKETKTYEALKLAFIFDGLDESRLPLDFNGRVVRSIHRKASVDSLITSLIMGNLLPSALIWITSRPAAANQVPSEHVSMFTEVRGFTDQQKEEYFKKKITDEAEASKIISHIKFSRSLYIMCHIPVFCWITASVLQEIQIENKGEAITLTEMYTHFLLIQMNIKDQKYAKKMQRDMTILMESNRELILKLAKLAFEQLKKGNIMFYESDLKECGIDISEETEYSGMCAEIFKQESVLHEKKVYCFIHLSLQEFLAALHVFYAYMNKNMEDLKFFFDDQLPGNLTLDVLLKNAVDKAKDSDKGHLDLFLRFLLGISHESNQKFLRGILPHTENTKKSLSKVIQHIRQMQNNARVLSPEKSINHYFCLLELKDNSLYKQINKYLNVESLPDRCLSLSNCSAMAYMLLMSDVVLDELHPKKYNTLNAACQRLIPAVRCCRKAVLAGCELPESSCEYITAALQSENCPLRELDLSDNYSLEKAAKLLSDGFKSLHCKLEILRLARCHFTSNSCAELVSALCSISIYLKALDLSNNDLHDTGLSLLLTGMEKSCCKLQSLRLAWCNLTEKSCEALTSFLNTGSKSHLRELDLSNNDLQNSGIKLLSSTLEDPKWRLEILRLSGCMITEQGFSALASALESNPSYLKELDLSYNHPGESGEKLLSARLEDTHCNVLLRMEPKGEQFIKPGIKKYSCRLTLDRNTAYKHLFLSEDNRKVTRVNENQGYPDHPERFDVFAQVLCRESLSDRCYWEVEITDSEPEIGLTYAEILRKEDDLAVHEASAQLGMNVVSWSLGRSKTHYYARYDSEYTDIYGPPCTKSDRIGVFLDWPAGILSFYRVSPDCKTVSHVHTFKTVFKKPLFPGFCVDYGSLTLCELD, translated from the exons ATGTTTTCTAACT TGAGTGAAAGTTGTCCAGAGCTGCTGCTGGCATGCCTGGTGATAGTTCTGTCCATTTGGTTCTGGAGAAGGAGATATTGCCAACTATCTCAAG ATGCTCAGAGGACATTGTCAATAACATCAGAGGACCATCAATATTCAAATCATCCAGATGTGGGTTCCAGTTCATTACAGACAGCTCCAGTCCAGAGTCCTGCTGTTCCTTCAGATGTTTGCTCTGTTGTGGTTAATGCTAGCAATGGCAGTGTGGTAAATGTCCCAACATTCAATGCCAACCATTTCAATGGCCCGGCGGTCCTCAGAATTATCACAGCTGGGAATG AACCTGAAGGAACAGAATCTGCAGGGATACACTCAG ATGAATCAGCCCTGAAGAATTTCCTGGAGAGTCACAAAAACACcatgagaaagaaaacagagtgtATTTTTGAGGGGAAAagggattttaaaaataaaatacaactgAAGAAGATTTATACACAGCTTTTTATCACAGAAGGAGaacttaaaaatgttaataatgaACACGAAATTCTGAAAATTATGAAAGACAAAGCATTCAGGGTTCACAAATCTCAGGAAAAAGCTATCAGCTGCAATGAAATTTTCAGTCAAGCGTGGGAAAATGAAGACTATACTAAAACTGTGTTGACCAAAGGTATAGCTGGCATTGGAAAAACAGTATCTGTTCAGAAGTTCATCCTTGACTGGGCAGAGGGAGATGCCAACCAGCATATAGACTGCATATTCCTTCTTCCATTCAGAGAGCTTAACTTGATTCAAGATACAGAGTACAGTCTTCATGAATTATTGCTAGAATTTCATCCTAAACTTGAAGAAGTAAAGGAAACAAAAACTTATGAAGCTCTAAAGCTTGCGTTCATTTTTGATGGGCTTGATGAGAGCCGTCTTCCACTGGATTTCAATGGCAGGGTGGTAAGAAGTATTCACAGGAAAGCATCTGTAGATTCATTAATTACAAGTCTCATTATGGGAAATTTGCTTCCCTCTGCCCTGATATGGATAACATCTCGACCAGCAGCAGCCAACCAAGTTCCTTCAGAGCACGTGAGCATGTTCACAGAAGTACGAGGCTTCACTGACCAACAGAAGGAGGAATActtcaaaaagaaaataacagatgAAGCTGAAGCCTCAAAAATCATCTCCCATATAAAGTTTTCACGCAGTCTCTacatcatgtgccacattcCTGTGTTTTGTTGGATCACAGCTAGTGTCCTTCAGGAAATTCAGATTGAGAACAAAGGAGAGGCTATCACACTAACCGAAATGTACACCCACTTTCTGTTGATACAGATGAACATTAAAGACCAGAAATATGCCAAAAAAATGCAACGAGACATGACAATACTTATGGAATCAAACAGAGAACTGATCTTGAAGTTGGCCAAGCTGGCATTTGAACAGCTGAAAAAGGGAAACATTATGTTTTATGAAAGTGACTTGAAAGAGTGTGGTATTGATATCAGTGAAGAAACAGAATACAGTGGGATGTGTGCTGAGATCTTCAAACAGGAGTCTGTCCTTCATGAGAAGaaggtttactgctttataCATTTGAGTCTTCAAGAGTTCCTAGCTGCTCTCCATGTGTTCTACGCTTACATGAACAAGAACATGGAAGACCTGAAGTTTTTCTTTGATGATCAACTTCCTGGTAATCTTACCTTGGATGTCTTACTAAAGAATGCAGTTGACAAGGCCAAAGATAGTGACAAAGGACATCTAGATCTTTTTCTGCGCTTTCTGCTGGGCATCTCACATGAATCCAATCAAAAATTCCTGAGAGGAATATTgccacacacagagaacaccaAAAAGAGTCTCAGCAAAGTAATCCAACACATCAGGCAAATGCAGAACAATGCCAGAGTGCTTTCCCCTGAAAAATCCATCAATCACTACTTTTGCTTGCTTGAACTGAAAGACAACTCATTGTACAAGCAAatcaataaatatttgaatgtaGAATCACTCCCAGACAGATGTCTTTCCTTGTCCAACTGCTCGGCTATGGCCTACATGCTCTTAATGTCTGATGTGGTACTGGACGAACTCCATCCAAAGAAATATAACACATTAAATGCAGCTTGCCAAAGACTGATTCCAGCTGTGAGGTGCTGCAGAAAAGCTGT TTTGGCTGGCTGTGAACTTCCTGAGAGTAGCTGTGAATATATAACTGCAGCTCTGCAATCAGAAAACTGCCCATTGAGAGAACTTGACCTGAGTGATAACTATTCACTTGAAAAGGCAGCAAAACTGCTGTCCGATGGCTTTAAAAGTCtgcactgtaaactggagatacTGAG GTTGGCCAGATGTCACTTTACTTCAAATAGCTGTGCAGAACTGGTCTCTGCTCTCTGctcaatttcaatatatttgaaAGCACTAGACCTCAGCAACAACGACCTGCATGATACAGGACTCAGTCTACTCCTAACTGGAATGGAGAAATCATGCTGCAAACTACAAAGTCTGAG ACTTGCCTGGTGTAACCTAACAGAGAAGAGCTGTGAAGCCCTCACGTCATTTCTCAACACTGGCTCCAAGTCACATCTCAGAGAACTGGACCTGAGTAACAATGACTTGCAGAACTCTGGAATAAAACTGCTCTCTTCCACATTGGAGGACCCAAAGTGGAGACTGGAGATCCTGAG aTTATCTGGCTGTATGATCACAGAACAAGGCTTTTCTGCTCTGGCCTCAGCCCTTGAATCAAATCCCTCTTATCTGAAAGAGCTGGATCTGAGCTATAATCACCCAGGAGAATCTGGAGAGAAGCTCCTGTCTGCTAGACTAGAGGATACACATTGTAATGTTTTGCTGAG AATGGAGCCAAAAGGTGAACAATTTATCAAGCCAGGGATTAAAAAAT ACTCCTGTAGGCTCACTTTGGACAGAAACACTGCATACAAACATCTCTTTCTGTCTGAAGATAACAGGAAGGTAACAAGAGTGAATGAGAACCAGGGTTATCCAGATCATCCAGAGAGATTTGACGTGTTTGCTCAAGTGCTTTGTAGGGAGTCTCTCTCAGACCGCTGTTATTGGGAGGTGGAGATCACAGATTCAGAACCTGAAATAGGTCTGACTTATGCAGAGATCCTTAGGAAGGAAGATGACCTTGCAGTGCATGAAGCTTCAGCCCAGCTTGGAATGAATGTAGTGTCCTGGAGTCTTGGCAGAAGTAAGACTCATTATTATGCTCGTTATGATTCAGAGTACACAGACATTTATGGACCTCCTTGCACGAAGTCAGACAGAATTGGAGTGTTTCTGGACTGGCCGGCTGGCATTTTGTCTTTCTACAGAGTCTCTCCTGATTGTAAGACAGTTTCCCATGTGCACACCTTCAAAACTGTCTTCAAGAAGCCTCTGTTTCCAGGTTTCTGTGTGGATTATGGCTCCTTGACTTTATGTGAATTGGATTAA
- the LOC136674633 gene encoding programmed cell death protein 1-like, giving the protein MEVEEDPRFGQTQTHTAHPGENLTFTCTYPDKYKDLMKFLHRETNHSLSAVIHPRQDPAQRGRFLFSDYSQKKHFTVSIRDMMKEDGGVYLCGVQEQVGGPTVFSFFSEIQLHVTDPAEKPSDSMIIIIIITACLGGTLLLIGGLTLIYKLRQYKTQNSASSLARRNTVNSDEVNHIPFYEEIPDKMTTGVYVPTQKAKFDRNTPPPDFYSMAERAPETATVYATVNHPIHPI; this is encoded by the exons ATGGAAGTAGAAGAAG ATCCTCGATTTGGAcagacacagactcacacagcTCATCCAGGAGAGAATCTTACCTTCACCTGCACTTATCCAGACAAGTATAAAGACCTCATGAAGTTCCTGCACAGAGAGACTAATCACAGCCTCAGTGCAGTCATTCATCCTCGTCAAGACCCAGCTCAGAGAGGGAGGTTTTTATTTTCTGACTattcccaaaaaaaacacttcactgTGAGCATCAGGGACATGATGAAGGAGGATGGAGGAGTATATCTTTGTGGAGTTCAGGAACAAGTTGGTGGACCTACCGTTTTCTCCTTCTTCAGTGAAATACAGCTTCATGTTACAG ACCCAGCAGAAAAACCCTCAG attccatgatcatcatcatcatcatcactgcgTGTTTGGGGGGCACTCTACTGCTGATTGGAGGACTGACACTGATCTACAAGCTGAGACAGTATAAGACACAAA ACTCTGCCTCTTCTTTAGCCAGAAGAAACACAGTTAACAGTgatgag GTAAACCATATCCCTTTTTATGAGGAAATCCCAGATAAAATGACAACTGGAGTTTATGTCCCCACCCAGAAAGCCAAGTTCGACAGAAATACACCACCCCCAGATTTCTACTCCATGGCTGAACGTGCGCCAGAAACCGCTACAGTATATGCCACAGTGAACCACCCTATACACCCAATATAA